The genomic stretch ATGCCTTTTGCTTATGATTCATTTGATTTTGCAGGATATGACGGATTACGACGATGTCGATTTTTTGCCGCTCCGGGGTGACATATGTTGTGATTGTTGGCTTCGATGCCGATTACTATTAAAGTTGTCGAAACTTTGCTCTTAGAGGTATTTAACTTATAATGTGTATAATTTTCGACCTGTCATCTTTCTGCTGATATTCACTTTCTAAAAATCTATTACCTAGACTTTTGATTTTGCTAAGAACTGAGACGGCCTTAAATCTATGTACtccattattttattaaaatgaaaTGTTGTTTTCAGTTGTGCTTGTTCAATGAGATTTATGTATTACCAAAAAATTGATATTACTATTTGTGCTTTCATCCTCTAGAATTTTACTTTGGCAAGTGAATGTGATGTTTTCTGCATTATATGTGATTGTACTTGAGCATGTTACATCTCTGAAAATGTTACTATCGCTTTCGTATACAGATGATTGCGGTTTCAATCACATCCTTTGGGTATTCAGTGGTCGACGTGGTGTACATTGTTGGTTTGTGATGCAAAAACAAGAAGGTATAGAGACAAGTTGAAAATGATCTTGATGTTCGGTATTTCATGATATGAAGGAAAATCCTTAAATCTTGGGTGTCATACTTTCTTTGCAGGTTAACCAATGAACAAAGAGCTGCTATAACCGCTTATTTTCACGTGTATAAGGTGATTTATATCTTGCCAGATGGGCACCCATAGTTGCCTTGATTACTGGTTATACCTAGTAACTGTGAAAGACTTGCTTAGCCTGCTATGTTGTCTTGTCAGGGCAATGAGAACAGTCTGAAAAAGGTGTCTTTAGGTGGTCCTGCTCTTCATCCATTTCTTGCGTAAGTGTGCCTGCGAttattttttgttttggtttCCTTACATTGATCTGTATCACAAATTCATATCTAATTTTTGCAGGAGATCGTACACTGAATATTTGAAAACTTTTTTTGAGGAGACATTCCTGTGTAGCCAGATAAGTGTATGTGAAAGTGTTGGACCTGATTCCTGATATGAGAAAGTGTTGGACCTGATTCCTGATAAGTGTATGTGATTCAAATTCGAATTGGCTTGTTATCAATAATATTCCTATTGTCACTGACACTGGTTTGTTGCATTTCAGCCTTGTAGTCTTTCATCTATATTGTATATGGTGTATTGCAGCAGTTACTTCTTAGCTCCGAGGGAAACGGCAGAATAGTCGAAGATCTTCCATGAGTAAAGAAGATGTTAATGTGGTTCGATGGGGCCAACTAAAACAGCttctgcaatacaacaacaacaacaacaacagcatccgagccttaatcccaaaatgatttggggtcggctgaaaACAGCTTCTGCAATCTGGGAAGCAAAAGGTACTGCTCTAGCTAAGGAAGCAAACATGATATTATAGGAGTATTTGTTTTTGGAGAAGTTCATGTACGCCCTCTGGTTTTTTGGATTCACAATTTTTGGTTCATAATGTGGAGAATTTTGGAAATTGATGCAAATCTAGAAAATTAGAGGGAGTAGATGccaaggctgggtgtaacaacttTTGTGTTAAAGTAAATCTTGGGGCATGTTTCTGGTCGCATTTTTGGATCGAAACCAGGGCTGCTCCCATCCATTAACTTCATCAATGCATTGCAGAGTTATTTACCATTTTGTACAAGTGTGTGATCTATTCTTAATATAACCCAGAATTGTACACTTTAAAACAATATTGTATCATACTTCATGCCACTATAATTCAACAAGCAAAGTTAAACTTTCATGGAGCTGTAAAAATAGCCTGTTCTGAGCTTCCTTTGAATCTCTTTCACATGCGTAACATGAATCATTTCACCCTCTTTCTCTGTCCTTCAGTTTCTCATCTAGTGAGTGTTTCTAAATCATAACACTGATTACGTATTAGCTGAAGTGTTGATCAATAGATACCTGTCAAAAAGTTTTTATTAAGATTTGAGATGGGGGAATCACGTTTAAGGCACAGGGAATTCGTCGGTATGTTGAAGAGATTGTGTTCTCGTATGTCTACCCCAGGCTTGATATGGAGGTTTGTATTAAATTTTCTCTATGAAACAGAGTTATCTCAAGCTCTGAACATGTTTGGAAGTTATAATACTATCATAGACATGACTGTGGTTTCTTCAAGAAACTCTCTTTCGATATTGCAGGTGCGAGGAGTTTGATCCTACCAGTGTTCCTACACTTTCTCAGGTGAGTTAGTGCGGCACTTCGAATTGAATGCGTATTCATGTTATCCAATTGGATACTAGTTCAACACTTCAACCTATCGTGCAGGCCATATGTTGGCTTTACGTTCATTGTTTATGGAATATGGATTCATCTTCCGACACTTTTCTGTATAAATTTGCAGCTTTTGGAGGAACTTAACACTAAGTATGGATAGTGATGTTGAAACTGGTAAGCATATGCTCTGATCTTTAGTTAACGTTCCTCACGAGATATTTTGTCATTAGTTTTTATGTAGTATTTAGGAAGTACTTAGTCCTATACATTAGAATGT from Silene latifolia isolate original U9 population chromosome 2, ASM4854445v1, whole genome shotgun sequence encodes the following:
- the LOC141643895 gene encoding uncharacterized protein LOC141643895 isoform X2; its protein translation is MGPTKTASAIQQQQQQQHPSLNPKMIWGRLKTASAIWEAKGARSLILPVFLHFLSFWRNLTLSMDSDVETDLDRTSLGKAVAFFRSSFLQPLSKSCKD